The following are from one region of the Mixophyes fleayi isolate aMixFle1 chromosome 7, aMixFle1.hap1, whole genome shotgun sequence genome:
- the RNF40 gene encoding E3 ubiquitin-protein ligase BRE1B: MSAAGSKRASGDGTSGPPEKKPNHEEKTPTTLIEPIRLGGISSTEEMDMKVLQFKNKKLAERLEQRQGFEDELREKIEKLEKRQATDDATLLIVNRYWSRLDENVQVLLKRYDSEAAFQSYVPDPSPEEKDSTIEAETGVKGLPPSEGTDSKGNKM, encoded by the exons ATGTCTGCTGCTGGGAGTAAGAGAGCATCAGGGGACGGGACTTCAGGTCCCCCAGAGAAGAAACCCAATCATGAGGAGAAGACCCCAACTACACTTATTGAGCCCATCCGCCTGGGAGGCATCTCTTCAACG GAGGAAATGGATATGAAGGTTTTGCAGTTTAAGAACAAGAAGCTGGCAGAGCGCCTTGAACAGCGACAGGGATTTGAAGATGAACTTAGAGAAAAGATAGAGAAATTGGAGAAAAGACAAGCCACGGATGATGCTACCCTTCTAATAGTCAACCGCTACTGGAGCCGG CTGGATGAGAATGTGCAGGTGTTGTTGAAGCGTTACGACAGTGAAGCAGCTTTCCAGAGCTATGTCCCCGATCCATCGCCAGAAGAGAAGGACAGTACCATAGAGGCAGAGACTGGAGTGAAGGGCCTGCCCCCATCAGAGGGGACTGATAGCAAAGGTAATAAAATGTGA